The Fundulus heteroclitus isolate FHET01 unplaced genomic scaffold, MU-UCD_Fhet_4.1 scaffold_369, whole genome shotgun sequence genome has a window encoding:
- the LOC118560018 gene encoding uncharacterized protein LOC118560018 has translation MLAVTAELEMAKTEISRLQAKVENLETELQKEQKRKLFGIDAVVESEKNSKKNLCVYYTGLTLVRFMSLFTFLLPKRETLTYDENRNDIREMSAENGLFLTMCRLRQNFGLFDLATRFGISQQSAGIVFNTWIDIIYLKLCTVSIWPHRQTIIDNMPKDFKANFPTTLIIIDGTELKTESPWAHGVQCQLYSDYKSTTTFKALIGCDSRGSFMFTSELFTGSISDKAITKASGFYETIQQLKDIGYIQNGDGVMADKGFTIKDEINALGLSLNIPPFASADKQLSQADLALTDKIARHRVHVERLISRIKDFKIVGCTIPAILFPKLNRIWAVCCYLTLFQGFVLKKM, from the coding sequence ATGCTTGCAGTGACTGCAGAGTTGGAAATGGCAAAAACTGAAATCAGTCGCTTACAAGCAAAAGTGGAAAATTTAGAAACAGAGCtacagaaagaacagaaacgAAAACTGTTTGGTATTGATGCTGTTGTTGAATCTgagaagaacagcaaaaaaaatctgtgtgtaTATTATACAGGACTTACACTAGTCCGTTTCATGTCACTATTTACATTTCTCTTGCCAAAGAGGGAGACTTTGACTTATGATGAAAACAGAAATGACATTAGAGAAATGTCAGCAGAAAATGGACTTTTCCTGACTATGTGCAGACTAAGACAAAACTTTGGTCTGTTCGATCTAGCAACACGGTTCGGCATTTCACAACAGTCAGCTGGTATAGTATTTAACACTTGGATTGACATTATTTATCTTAAGCTGTGCACTGTTTCTATCTGGCCACACAGACAAACTATAATAGACAACATGCCAAAAGACTTCAAAGCTAATTTCCCTACAACATTAATTATTATTGATggaacagaattaaaaacagaatccCCCTGGGCCCATGGTGTGCAATGCCAACTATATAGCGATTATAAGTCTACCACAACATTCAAGGCACTCATAGGTTGTGACTCTCGGGGGTCTTTCATGTTCACATCAGAATTATTCACAGGATCAATATCAGACAAGGCCATTACAAAAGCAAGTGGTTTTTATGAAACCATACAACAACTGAAGGACATTGGTTACATTCAGAATGGTGACGGTGTCATGGCAGACAAAGGGTTTACAATCAAGGATGAGATAAATGCCCTTGGTCTGTCCTTAAACATACCACCTTTTGCCTCAGCAGACAAACAGTTGTCTCAGGCAGATCTTGCACTAACTGACAAAATAGCAAGACACAGAGTGCATGTTGAACGACTCATTTCTCGcattaaagatttcaaaatagTTGGTTGTACAATTCCTGCTATATTATTTCCTAAGTTAAACAGAATATGGGCTGTGTGTTGCTACTTGACACTTTTCCAGGGCTttgttttgaagaaaatgtaa